One window from the genome of Candidatus Bathyarchaeia archaeon encodes:
- the phoU gene encoding phosphate signaling complex protein PhoU, whose amino-acid sequence MKKPNRLIDAGLDQLKNMLSHMGELAYKTVSTSINGYIKGENTFAEVSNQSDILTSIAEEAETKVFELIARFQPVASDLRILKSYMKITYDFARYGRYALDVAQICERLDGVKECEEWIKDLIVEMSSKVLDMISVSVNSLKNHDVRLAKTLSEMEKHIDELYFKYLDILVVEAPTTTRCTISSVLVVRYLERIADHATYIGESVIYLATGDKVTLR is encoded by the coding sequence ATGAAAAAACCAAATCGGTTAATTGACGCGGGTTTAGATCAATTAAAAAACATGCTATCTCATATGGGAGAATTGGCGTATAAAACAGTTTCCACGTCCATAAACGGCTACATTAAAGGAGAAAACACGTTCGCAGAGGTGAGTAATCAATCGGATATTTTGACATCAATTGCTGAGGAGGCGGAAACTAAAGTCTTCGAACTAATCGCAAGGTTTCAGCCAGTCGCGTCGGACCTTAGAATTTTAAAATCTTACATGAAGATTACATACGACTTCGCCAGATATGGAAGATACGCTCTGGATGTCGCACAGATATGCGAAAGACTTGATGGAGTGAAAGAGTGTGAAGAATGGATTAAAGATTTAATTGTAGAAATGAGCAGCAAAGTGTTGGACATGATCAGCGTAAGCGTTAACTCGCTAAAAAATCATGATGTTCGCTTGGCGAAAACACTTTCGGAAATGGAGAAGCATATCGACGAATTGTATTTTAAATATCTAGATATATTGGTTGTAGAAGCTCCTACCACAACTAGGTGTACAATCTCCAGCGTACTTGTAGTAAGATATCTTGAAAGAATAGCCGATCATGCAACTTACATTGGTGAATCGGTCATTTACTTAGCGACTGGAGATAAGGTCACGCTAAGATGA
- the pstB gene encoding phosphate ABC transporter ATP-binding protein PstB, protein MISPYKFEIESLNAWFGPKQVLKNICMKIKEKAVTAIIGPSGCGKTTLLRCLNRMHEIVPEARVSGKVLFNGVDIYDENVDPNRIRRKMGMVFQKPNPFPMMSIYDNVAAGLKLNGIRDREKLDQIVEKSLKMAHLWEEVKDDLNKSGASLSGGQQQRLCIARALAVEPEVMLMDEPCSALDPIATAKIETLIRTLVKDYTVVIVTHNMQQAARVSDYTAFLYLGELIEYGATKDIFENPRHKLTEKYITGEFG, encoded by the coding sequence ATGATATCGCCTTACAAATTTGAAATAGAAAGCCTTAACGCCTGGTTTGGACCCAAGCAAGTGCTAAAGAATATCTGTATGAAAATTAAGGAGAAAGCGGTCACGGCGATAATAGGTCCCTCAGGATGCGGGAAGACAACTTTACTTCGATGTCTTAATAGGATGCATGAAATAGTTCCAGAGGCTAGGGTTTCTGGGAAGGTATTATTTAATGGGGTAGACATATACGATGAAAATGTGGATCCTAACCGAATAAGGAGGAAGATGGGAATGGTTTTTCAAAAGCCGAACCCCTTCCCAATGATGTCGATATATGATAACGTCGCCGCGGGTTTAAAGCTGAACGGCATCAGAGATAGGGAAAAACTTGACCAGATCGTGGAGAAAAGTCTAAAAATGGCACATTTATGGGAAGAAGTTAAAGATGACTTGAACAAGTCGGGGGCAAGCCTCTCAGGGGGACAGCAACAAAGGCTATGCATCGCTCGAGCACTAGCCGTTGAACCTGAAGTAATGTTGATGGATGAACCATGCTCAGCTCTCGATCCAATAGCAACCGCGAAAATAGAAACTCTTATCCGCACACTCGTTAAGGATTATACGGTTGTGATAGTCACGCATAACATGCAACAAGCGGCGCGAGTTTCAGATTATACGGCGTTCCTTTATCTAGGGGAGTTAATAGAGTATGGAGCTACTAAAGACATTTTCGAGAATCCAAGGCACAAATTGACAGAAAAATACATAACAGGAGAGTTTGGGTGA
- the pstA gene encoding phosphate ABC transporter permease PstA, giving the protein MDVYIIRKIKDKLTRVLICLALLTALIPLFTILGEVTLKGISSININFLTHSTPTVGEANGGVANAIQGTLITVGLASAIGVPIGIMSGIFLSEFSEHKLSLAVRFFNDVLNGFPSIVIGIFGYTLVVLSVGFSVIAAAFALSIIMIPIVTKTTEEALKLVPATIREAAIALGIPKWKTIVTVVLSGAKKGIATGSLLSLARIAGESAPVLITMGYWRWWFAGLDKPAANLALNIYIFAISPFEGWKALAWGSSLVLIVLILSINVAVRVFTREKYK; this is encoded by the coding sequence ATGGACGTCTACATTATAAGGAAAATTAAAGACAAACTTACACGAGTTCTCATTTGCCTGGCCTTGTTAACGGCCTTAATCCCATTATTCACCATTCTGGGAGAAGTAACATTAAAGGGCATCTCATCAATTAACATTAATTTTTTAACCCATTCAACACCAACCGTAGGAGAAGCCAATGGAGGAGTAGCTAATGCGATACAAGGCACATTGATCACGGTTGGCTTAGCCTCGGCCATAGGTGTCCCCATAGGAATAATGTCAGGTATCTTTCTCAGCGAGTTCAGCGAACATAAATTATCGCTGGCAGTAAGATTCTTCAATGATGTCTTAAATGGTTTTCCCTCGATAGTTATTGGGATATTTGGCTACACACTCGTGGTTCTATCCGTTGGTTTTTCAGTAATCGCGGCGGCCTTTGCTTTGTCCATTATAATGATTCCTATCGTGACGAAGACAACCGAAGAAGCTCTAAAACTTGTCCCAGCTACGATCAGAGAAGCTGCGATCGCGTTAGGAATTCCAAAGTGGAAAACCATAGTTACCGTAGTACTGAGCGGTGCGAAGAAAGGCATAGCCACAGGATCTTTACTCTCACTTGCAAGAATAGCGGGAGAATCAGCACCTGTGTTGATCACTATGGGGTATTGGAGATGGTGGTTTGCCGGATTAGATAAACCCGCGGCAAACCTTGCCTTAAACATTTACATATTCGCCATATCTCCGTTTGAAGGTTGGAAGGCTCTCGCCTGGGGATCCTCACTCGTTCTCATAGTACTTATTCTCAGCATTAACGTAGCGGTGAGAGTATTCACTAGGGAGAAGTATAAATGA
- the pstC gene encoding phosphate ABC transporter permease subunit PstC, whose protein sequence is MTPHFKTVLFTRKVIEFRRIFHKPLTGDNAFKILTATFASTIFLIIGLMVYELIEGSRLSIQKFGLEFLINSKWDPAISQVFGALPLILGTLVTSLIALLIGVPISIGVGLALSEYMPKRLGFAISFLVELLAAVPSVIYGLWGIFTLIPFLRNHVYPYLQAMFGFISLFSGPIYGGGVLTGGIILAIMIIPTISAVSRDVFSVVPDAQREAMIAIGATKWETSLTVMSYARSGVIGAIILGLGRAVGETMAITMVIGNKFQVLPTSLFDAWYTMAAIIANEFTEATYDLYVSALIEVGLVLFLVTLIINVLARLIVWRSLRLVRGIARE, encoded by the coding sequence ATGACCCCCCATTTTAAAACAGTCCTTTTTACTCGTAAAGTTATCGAATTTCGCAGAATTTTTCACAAACCTTTAACCGGCGATAATGCTTTTAAAATTCTCACCGCTACGTTTGCCTCAACCATTTTCTTAATAATTGGTCTAATGGTTTATGAGCTGATTGAGGGGTCGCGGCTTTCAATACAAAAATTCGGATTAGAATTCTTGATAAACTCTAAATGGGATCCAGCCATATCGCAGGTTTTTGGAGCTTTACCCCTTATACTAGGTACTTTAGTTACATCGCTTATCGCCCTCCTGATAGGTGTGCCAATAAGTATTGGCGTAGGCTTGGCCCTTTCAGAATATATGCCGAAACGGCTTGGATTTGCTATTTCTTTCCTGGTCGAACTGTTGGCCGCTGTTCCAAGTGTCATCTATGGCCTTTGGGGCATTTTTACGTTAATTCCATTTTTACGAAACCACGTATATCCCTACCTTCAAGCCATGTTCGGTTTCATATCGTTATTCAGCGGTCCCATATACGGGGGAGGAGTCCTAACAGGCGGGATAATCCTCGCCATAATGATTATTCCAACGATCTCCGCCGTCTCAAGAGACGTGTTTTCAGTCGTGCCGGACGCTCAGAGGGAGGCGATGATCGCCATCGGGGCGACAAAATGGGAGACCTCTCTGACTGTAATGAGCTACGCACGATCTGGAGTTATAGGGGCGATCATCCTCGGTTTGGGTCGGGCCGTAGGGGAAACGATGGCGATCACTATGGTAATTGGCAACAAGTTTCAGGTTTTACCAACCTCACTTTTCGATGCTTGGTACACCATGGCTGCCATAATCGCTAACGAGTTCACGGAGGCCACTTACGACCTCTACGTTAGCGCGTTGATCGAAGTCGGACTTGTGCTGTTTCTCGTAACTTTGATCATTAACGTTTTGGCTAGGTTGATTGTTTGGCGGTCACTTAGGCTAGTGCGAGGCATAGCGAGGGAATAA
- the pstS gene encoding phosphate ABC transporter substrate-binding protein PstS, with product MKMSYKTIIPIVAIILIIGSVFAYQNLSKQQTIILNGAGASFPFPLIDKWTAEYHKIKPNIQVNYQSIGSGGGIKQHTEKTVNFAASDAPLTEQQSSNAPNTLHIPMTIGGVAIIYNLPSIPKGLKFTGEILAEIYLGKITKWNDPKLTAINPDFNLPDQKIVVTHRSDGSGTTYIFTNYLSDLSQEWKTTVGMSTSIDWPTGLGGKGNEGVAGLVSQNPYSIGYVEFIYAEKNNLTWGYVRNAAGEFVEPSLESFAKAASYAAVTLPRGDESWSKVSIVDSLVTNSGAIGAYPITSFSYFLVYKELNVLPGMEEDKAKALVEFLWWTIHDGQNFSADLVYVPLPANMVTHNEATIQMMTFNGRPLYLG from the coding sequence ATGAAAATGAGCTACAAAACCATCATTCCAATAGTCGCGATCATCCTCATCATAGGCAGCGTATTCGCCTACCAGAACCTATCCAAACAACAAACAATAATATTGAACGGTGCAGGAGCCTCTTTTCCTTTCCCCCTGATTGATAAGTGGACGGCAGAATACCATAAAATTAAGCCGAACATTCAAGTGAATTACCAGTCCATCGGAAGCGGAGGAGGAATAAAGCAACATACGGAGAAAACGGTAAATTTCGCGGCCAGCGACGCACCATTAACTGAACAACAGTCTTCAAACGCGCCAAACACCCTCCATATACCAATGACTATCGGAGGCGTCGCCATAATATATAATCTACCTAGTATACCAAAAGGGCTTAAATTCACCGGCGAAATCCTAGCGGAAATATACCTCGGTAAAATCACAAAATGGAACGATCCAAAACTTACGGCGATTAACCCTGACTTCAACCTGCCCGACCAAAAAATCGTCGTAACGCACAGATCTGACGGAAGTGGAACAACTTACATATTCACCAACTATCTTTCAGATCTCAGCCAAGAATGGAAGACCACGGTTGGAATGAGCACATCAATCGACTGGCCGACAGGTTTAGGAGGAAAGGGAAACGAAGGAGTAGCGGGTCTTGTATCGCAAAACCCATACTCCATAGGATACGTTGAATTCATCTACGCCGAGAAAAATAACTTAACTTGGGGATATGTTCGGAACGCGGCCGGAGAATTCGTCGAACCAAGTTTAGAATCATTCGCCAAAGCCGCATCATACGCCGCCGTAACGCTACCTAGAGGAGATGAAAGCTGGTCGAAAGTTTCAATAGTTGACAGTCTTGTAACCAATTCCGGAGCTATTGGAGCTTACCCAATAACAAGCTTCTCGTACTTCCTAGTGTACAAAGAATTGAACGTTCTTCCAGGTATGGAAGAGGATAAAGCAAAGGCTCTGGTGGAATTCTTATGGTGGACGATACATGACGGACAAAACTTTTCAGCGGACCTAGTGTACGTCCCCCTGCCAGCGAACATGGTAACCCATAATGAAGCGACCATTCAGATGATGACATTTAACGGACGGCCACTATACCTTGGTTAA
- a CDS encoding phosphate uptake regulator PhoU yields the protein MPTQEVKKELSEETRKIQFTGKSTYIISLPKRWVESMNLEAGSQLIISRQDHSLILTPKDLVKPAKPTEATILISQKDDPNSLMRKIIALYLVGYNFIRIESKDGHITSLQRNFIRDLTRKKLVGTEIISESMNDIRLQILLSYPELSVESALRRMCLIAMSMHEDAMLALKKLDKKLAQDIITLDDEVDRFSFYIIRQLKSAVQSEKILKEIGLTDLRDCLGYRVLVKSVERIADHAAKVAENIIFLEEKINDSITQKISEISHFARSVFSDSINSFYKKNYLSADNLISKAKTITSMEADAIKEISKKVEASKIPYVRMIMESIRRTAEYASDIAEVVLNLNVNQITVT from the coding sequence TTGCCAACGCAAGAGGTAAAAAAGGAATTAAGCGAGGAGACAAGGAAGATTCAATTTACCGGCAAATCAACTTACATAATCTCGTTACCCAAAAGATGGGTGGAAAGCATGAACCTAGAGGCGGGAAGCCAACTAATCATTTCCAGACAAGATCACTCCCTTATTCTAACACCGAAAGATTTAGTAAAACCGGCAAAGCCCACAGAGGCCACCATATTAATATCTCAAAAAGATGACCCTAACTCGCTCATGCGTAAGATTATCGCGCTTTACCTTGTTGGTTATAACTTTATTAGAATTGAGTCAAAGGACGGACATATAACCTCTCTCCAGAGGAACTTCATTAGAGATCTAACGAGGAAAAAGCTCGTGGGCACTGAAATCATATCAGAATCTATGAATGATATACGGTTACAGATCCTCCTCAGTTACCCTGAACTCTCCGTTGAAAGTGCCTTAAGGAGAATGTGTCTCATAGCGATGTCGATGCATGAAGATGCTATGCTAGCGTTAAAGAAACTTGATAAAAAACTTGCTCAAGACATAATCACATTAGATGACGAAGTTGACCGTTTCAGTTTTTACATAATACGTCAACTGAAATCAGCCGTGCAAAGCGAAAAGATCCTAAAAGAAATCGGTCTCACCGATCTAAGAGACTGTTTAGGGTATCGAGTGCTCGTAAAATCTGTGGAAAGAATAGCTGATCACGCGGCCAAAGTCGCCGAAAACATCATTTTTCTAGAAGAAAAGATCAACGACTCCATTACTCAGAAGATATCTGAAATAAGTCATTTCGCAAGATCAGTATTTTCCGACTCAATAAACTCTTTTTACAAGAAAAACTACTTGTCAGCTGATAACTTAATCTCAAAAGCTAAAACAATAACCTCTATGGAAGCCGATGCCATAAAAGAAATCTCCAAAAAGGTAGAAGCCAGCAAAATCCCTTATGTAAGAATGATTATGGAAAGCATACGCAGAACTGCGGAATATGCCAGCGACATCGCAGAAGTAGTTCTAAACTTAAATGTAAATCAAATAACAGTAACATGA